The DNA sequence CACGCACGCGTTGCTGCAGCCGTCGGGCCTCGCGTCGATCACCAACGTCTATTTCGGCGTCGTCAAGGCGGGCGACGACGTGCTGATCCCGCACAACGTCTACGGCCCGAACGCCGATCTGGGCAACTGGCTCGCGAAGGACTTCGGCATCAGCGTGCGCTTCTACGATCCGCTCGTCGGCGCGGGGATTGCCGATCTGATCCAGCCGAACACGCGGCTGATCTGGATCGAGGCGCCGGGCTCGGTGACGATGGAAGTGCCCGACGTGAGCGCGATCACGTCGGTGGCGCGCGCGCGCGGCATCGTCACCGCGATCGACAACACCTATTCGGCCGGGCTCGCGTTCAAGCCGTTCGAGCATGGCGTCGACATTTCCGTGCAGGCGCTGACCAAGTATCAATCGGGCGGCAGCGACGTGCTGATGGGCGCGACGATCACCGCGAACGCCGAGCTGCACGCGCAGCTGAAGCTCGCGCGGATGCGCTGCGGGATCGGCGTGTCGGTCGACGATTGTTCGCTCGTGCTGCGCAGCCTGCCGAGCCTGCAGGTGCGCTTCGACGCACACGGCAAGAGCGCGCTCGCGCTCGCGCAATGGCTGAAGACGCGCCCG is a window from the Burkholderia vietnamiensis LMG 10929 genome containing:
- a CDS encoding cystathionine beta-lyase; this encodes MTASNPKRALQTRIVQPDDVIPDGFRSFVPPVARASTVVFPDLATMRALVWHNDNQWRYGLHATPTSLALAQRLAEIEGGTHALLQPSGLASITNVYFGVVKAGDDVLIPHNVYGPNADLGNWLAKDFGISVRFYDPLVGAGIADLIQPNTRLIWIEAPGSVTMEVPDVSAITSVARARGIVTAIDNTYSAGLAFKPFEHGVDISVQALTKYQSGGSDVLMGATITANAELHAQLKLARMRCGIGVSVDDCSLVLRSLPSLQVRFDAHGKSALALAQWLKTRPEIATVLHPQLPDCPGHASFMRDFTGAGGLFSVVFDERYDSAQIDRFVEALELFAIGWSWGGACSLAMPYDVASMRTNWPHRGTLVRFYVGLEDEGDLRADIERAMQTTLGS